GCGTGCGCAGCACCGGCCCCAGACTTGCGCCCAGGGCCTCTGCCTGCGCCATCGCCACGGCCCAGTGGGCCGCCAGGGTGCTGCCGCTGCGCCGGGCCAGCAGCCGGATCGCGACCGCTTGCGGCACGCCGGCGCGCATCTCGACCAGCGCGCGGTCCAGCGCGTCACGCAGCAGGCCCGGCGGACCGCTGCGCGCGGCCAGTTGCAGCGCCCCCTGCACGCTCATTCCGGCTTCCACGCACAGGACCATCATGTCGAACACGAAGGGCAGGCCGCGCTCGATGTCGCGCGCAAGGCGGGCTGCCCGCCTGCGCGTCCGCCCCACCCCCAGCCATCGCAATGCCAGCCATGTCAGCCAGCCCGCGCAACCCGCTGCGACGGCCGTTGCGACATCAGGCGGCATGTCTGCCTCGGAGCACGGAGCGGCGCCTCATGCATCGATCCTTGCGATGCGCCGGATCAGCACCACGCCAGCGGTCTCCAGCGCGGCCAGCAGCGCCAGCACGCCCCAGCCGGCCGGTGTGCGCCACAGCAGGTTCATGATCGCCGGTTCCAGCAGGTAAAGCACCGCCAGCAGCAGCACCGGCAAGGCGCCGACGATCCAGGCCTGCATGCGCCCCTGGGACGTCAGCGCCCGCAGCCGGGCCTGCAACTGCGAACGGGCGCGCAAGGTGTCCGCGATGCGGTCCAGCGCCTCGGCCAGATTGCCGCCGGATCGCGTGGCGATACGCAAGGCCG
The Achromobacter sp. AONIH1 DNA segment above includes these coding regions:
- a CDS encoding type II secretion system F family protein → MPPDVATAVAAGCAGWLTWLALRWLGVGRTRRRAARLARDIERGLPFVFDMMVLCVEAGMSVQGALQLAARSGPPGLLRDALDRALVEMRAGVPQAVAIRLLARRSGSTLAAHWAVAMAQAEALGASLGPVLRTLAAHGRDDRRIRAEQMALQAPVKMLLPLIGCIFPCTFIVLAFPVVVQLSWSLP
- a CDS encoding type II secretion system F family protein; the protein is MFERQLSVALPMLSSSLRAGAALNTALRHLAENGEAPLSQELGLLLREQRLGIPWDEALARLEQRVPSEATALTAAALRIATRSGGNLAEALDRIADTLRARSQLQARLRALTSQGRMQAWIVGALPVLLLAVLYLLEPAIMNLLWRTPAGWGVLALLAALETAGVVLIRRIARIDA